The Pseudomonas triclosanedens genome has a window encoding:
- a CDS encoding ion transporter, giving the protein MSAPESWRQRLYVIIFQSDTIAGRRFDSALLVVILASLLAAFLDSVEHIHQQFGTLLSVVEWIISGLFLIEYILRLYCSPKPLRYAVSFYGLIDLLAVLPGVIALFYPDAQYLLVVRVVRLLRIFRILKLRQYLRQADFLLTALRGSRQKITVFFVSVMSLVTVFGSLMYVVEGPAHGFTSIPRSIYWAIVTLTTVGFGDITPKTPLGQAIASLVMLTGYSIIAVPTGIFSAELNNAMRQGRAQGALAKPCPACAKGHHEADAAFCSRCGNPLFPRAPTR; this is encoded by the coding sequence ATGAGCGCACCCGAGAGCTGGCGCCAGCGCCTCTACGTCATCATCTTCCAATCCGACACCATCGCTGGCCGACGCTTCGACAGTGCCCTCCTGGTCGTCATCCTGGCGAGCCTGCTGGCAGCCTTCCTCGACAGCGTCGAGCACATTCACCAGCAGTTCGGCACACTGCTCAGCGTCGTGGAATGGATCATCAGCGGCCTGTTCCTGATCGAATACATCCTGCGCCTGTATTGCTCGCCCAAACCCCTGCGCTACGCCGTGAGTTTCTATGGCCTGATCGACCTGCTGGCGGTGCTGCCGGGAGTGATCGCGCTGTTCTACCCCGACGCCCAGTACCTGCTGGTAGTGCGCGTGGTGCGGCTGCTGCGTATTTTCCGCATCCTCAAGCTGCGCCAGTACCTGCGCCAGGCCGACTTCCTGCTCACCGCGCTGCGCGGCAGCCGGCAGAAAATCACGGTGTTCTTCGTCTCGGTGATGAGCCTGGTCACCGTGTTCGGTTCGCTGATGTACGTTGTCGAGGGGCCGGCGCACGGATTCACCAGCATCCCGCGCAGCATCTATTGGGCCATCGTCACGCTCACCACCGTGGGCTTTGGCGACATCACGCCGAAGACGCCTCTCGGCCAAGCCATCGCCAGCCTGGTGATGCTGACCGGCTATTCGATCATCGCCGTTCCCACTGGCATTTTCAGCGCCGAATTGAATAACGCCATGCGCCAAGGCCGCGCTCAGGGAGCACTGGCAAAGCCTTGCCCGGCCTGCGCAAAGGGCCACCACGAAGCCGACGCGGCATTCTGTTCGCGCTGTGGCAACCCACTGTTCCCCCGCGCGCCCACCCGCTGA
- the sstT gene encoding serine/threonine transporter SstT codes for MTLPAPTVLQRLKRTSLVMRIFIGMLLGIALALVWPEAARAVSLLGNLFISALKAVAPVLVLVLVMSSIANHKQGQRTHIRPILVLYLLGTFAAALVAVAASFAFPSTLVLKAAAAADSAPPGGIGEVLHTLLFSIATNPVKALLEANFIGILAWAVGLGIALRYARQATRDMVDDLANGVTLIVRVVIAFAPVGIFGLVASTLAESGFDALLGYLRLLAVLLGCMLFVALVVNPLIVFVKLRRNPYPLVLTCLRESGVTAFFTRSSAANIPVNLQLCQRLGLHEDTYSVSIPLGATINMAGAAITISVLSLAAANTLGIAVDLPSALLLCVVASLCACGASGVAGGSLLLIPLACGLFGISSEIAMQVVAVGFVISILQDSAETALNSSTDVLFTAAACLAEDDAGNPGAGERA; via the coding sequence ATGACTCTTCCAGCTCCCACCGTCCTGCAGCGACTCAAGCGCACCAGCCTGGTCATGCGGATCTTCATCGGTATGCTCCTGGGCATCGCCCTGGCTCTGGTATGGCCCGAGGCAGCACGTGCGGTCAGCCTGCTCGGCAATCTGTTCATTTCCGCACTGAAGGCCGTCGCGCCGGTGCTCGTGCTGGTGCTGGTGATGTCCTCCATCGCCAACCACAAGCAGGGCCAGCGCACCCATATCCGGCCGATCCTGGTGCTGTACCTGCTGGGCACTTTCGCCGCCGCGCTGGTCGCGGTAGCCGCGAGTTTCGCCTTCCCGTCCACCCTGGTGCTCAAGGCCGCGGCCGCTGCCGATAGCGCACCGCCCGGCGGCATCGGCGAAGTGCTGCACACCCTGCTCTTCAGCATCGCCACCAATCCGGTGAAAGCCCTGCTGGAAGCCAACTTCATCGGCATCCTCGCCTGGGCGGTCGGCCTGGGCATCGCCCTGCGCTATGCGCGCCAGGCCACCCGTGACATGGTCGACGACCTGGCCAACGGCGTTACGCTGATCGTCCGCGTGGTCATCGCCTTCGCCCCGGTCGGGATCTTCGGTCTGGTCGCCAGCACCCTGGCCGAGTCCGGCTTCGATGCGCTGCTGGGCTACCTGCGCCTGCTCGCCGTGCTGCTCGGCTGCATGCTGTTCGTGGCGTTGGTGGTGAACCCGCTGATCGTCTTCGTCAAGCTGCGCCGCAACCCGTACCCGCTGGTGCTCACCTGCTTGCGCGAAAGCGGCGTCACCGCGTTCTTCACCCGCAGCTCGGCGGCCAACATCCCGGTCAACCTGCAACTCTGCCAGCGCCTGGGCCTGCACGAAGACACCTACTCGGTCTCCATTCCGCTAGGCGCCACCATCAACATGGCCGGCGCGGCCATCACCATCAGCGTACTGAGCCTGGCCGCCGCGAATACCCTGGGCATCGCCGTCGACCTGCCCAGCGCCCTGCTGCTGTGCGTGGTCGCCTCGCTCTGTGCCTGCGGCGCCTCCGGCGTGGCTGGCGGCTCGCTACTGCTGATTCCCCTGGCCTGCGGACTGTTCGGCATCTCCAGCGAAATCGCCATGCAGGTGGTGGCGGTCGGCTTCGTCATCAGCATCCTGCAGGACTCGGCGGAAACGGCCCTGAACTCCTCCACCGACGTCCTGTTCACCGCCGCGGCCTGCCTGGCCGAAGACGACGCGGGCAACCCCGGGGCCGGCGAGCGCGCCTGA
- a CDS encoding urea transporter, whose amino-acid sequence MSPIQFLRTRLIGFGQIYLQADARFGLILLLAIVWSAPQLLPGALLGALLGPLTARFVREPQADIDAGLHDYNPILIGLLLPFQFQWSLGLAMLCIATILTSVAVQAVLLRQSRRRFGLPAYTLAFVLLGWVSVTLGTAVGLAPATALGCLSCGIANPYLDSAALGFGEVIFLGEPLAGLTIALGLLLVDRRAAFWALAGTAGALAVAPLLGLPAASAQAGLLGLNGALAGIALSLRFSHPLAPLCGILLAVLLHPAFALVGLPAFTAPFILACWLVILGQRLLHTLVRPLRRAGGNPRA is encoded by the coding sequence ATGTCTCCCATCCAGTTCCTTCGTACCCGGCTGATCGGATTCGGTCAGATATACCTGCAGGCCGACGCCCGTTTCGGCCTGATCCTGCTGCTGGCCATCGTCTGGTCCGCGCCCCAGTTGCTGCCCGGCGCTCTCCTAGGGGCGCTGCTCGGCCCGCTCACCGCGCGTTTCGTGCGCGAGCCACAGGCCGACATCGACGCCGGACTGCATGACTACAACCCGATCCTCATCGGCCTGCTGCTGCCCTTCCAGTTCCAGTGGTCGCTGGGCCTGGCGATGCTTTGCATCGCCACCATTCTGACCAGCGTCGCGGTACAGGCCGTACTGCTGCGTCAGTCGCGCCGGCGCTTCGGCCTGCCGGCCTACACCCTGGCGTTCGTACTGCTGGGCTGGGTCTCGGTGACGCTGGGCACGGCCGTCGGACTCGCACCGGCCACGGCCCTGGGCTGCCTGTCCTGCGGCATCGCCAACCCTTACCTGGACTCCGCCGCGCTAGGCTTCGGCGAAGTGATCTTCCTCGGCGAGCCCCTGGCCGGCCTGACCATCGCCCTCGGCCTGCTGCTGGTGGATCGCCGCGCCGCCTTCTGGGCGCTGGCCGGTACGGCGGGCGCGCTGGCCGTCGCACCGCTGCTGGGCCTGCCGGCCGCGTCGGCGCAAGCCGGCCTGCTCGGCCTCAACGGCGCGCTGGCGGGCATCGCGCTGTCGCTGCGCTTCAGCCATCCGCTGGCGCCGCTGTGCGGCATCCTGCTCGCCGTGCTGCTGCACCCGGCTTTCGCGCTGGTCGGTCTGCCGGCGTTCACCGCGCCCTTCATCCTCGCCTGCTGGCTGGTGATCCTCGGCCAACGCCTGCTGCACACACTCGTACGTCCTCTTCGCAGGGCAGGTGGCAATCCCCGCGCATAG
- the pyk gene encoding pyruvate kinase: protein MTPDKKVKILATLGPAIKSRDDIRALVEAGANLFRLNFSHGEYSDHAQRFAWVREVEAELNYPIGILMDLQGPKLRVGRFAEGAVQLQKGQTFTLDLNDAPGDDKRVTLPHPEIIQALEPGMSLLLDDGKIRLQVVGAHADSIETLVMNSGELSDRKGVNVPEAVLKLSPLTAKDRRDLEFGLELGVDWVALSFVQRPEDIEEARALIGDKAFLMAKIEKPSAVQSIEAIARLSDAIMVARGDLGVEMPAESVPGIQKRIIQVCRQLGRPVVVATQMLESMRFSPAPTRAEVTDVANAVSEGADCVMLSAESASGQYPREAVEMMAKIIRQVEAEPDYQAQLEINRPEPDATVSDAISCAIRRISRILPVAVLVNYTESGASTLRASRERPKAPILSLTPQLKSARRLTVAWGVHSVVNAQLAHVDEICSTALDIALAQRMARRGDTVVITAGVPFGQPGSTNMLRIETVAPALEA from the coding sequence ATGACTCCTGATAAGAAAGTAAAAATTCTCGCCACCCTGGGCCCGGCGATCAAAAGCCGTGATGACATCCGCGCCCTGGTGGAAGCCGGCGCCAACCTGTTCCGCCTGAACTTCAGCCACGGCGAATACAGCGACCACGCCCAGCGTTTCGCCTGGGTGCGCGAAGTGGAAGCCGAGCTGAACTACCCCATCGGCATCCTCATGGACCTGCAGGGGCCGAAGCTGCGCGTCGGTCGTTTCGCCGAGGGCGCGGTGCAGTTGCAGAAGGGCCAGACCTTCACCCTCGACCTGAACGATGCACCGGGCGACGACAAGCGCGTCACCCTGCCCCACCCGGAGATCATCCAGGCGCTGGAGCCGGGCATGAGCCTGCTGCTGGACGACGGCAAGATCCGCCTGCAAGTGGTGGGTGCCCACGCCGACTCCATCGAGACCCTCGTGATGAACAGCGGCGAGCTGTCCGACCGCAAGGGCGTCAACGTCCCGGAAGCCGTGCTCAAGCTCAGCCCGCTGACCGCCAAGGACCGCCGTGACCTGGAGTTCGGCCTGGAACTGGGCGTGGACTGGGTAGCGCTGTCCTTCGTGCAGCGCCCCGAAGACATCGAGGAAGCCCGCGCCCTGATCGGCGACAAGGCATTCCTCATGGCCAAGATCGAGAAACCCTCGGCGGTGCAGTCCATCGAAGCCATCGCCCGCCTGTCCGACGCCATCATGGTCGCCCGTGGCGATCTCGGCGTGGAAATGCCGGCGGAAAGCGTGCCGGGCATCCAGAAGCGCATCATCCAGGTCTGCCGCCAGCTCGGCCGTCCGGTGGTGGTGGCGACCCAGATGCTCGAATCCATGCGTTTCTCCCCCGCACCGACCCGCGCCGAAGTGACCGACGTGGCCAACGCTGTGAGCGAAGGCGCCGACTGCGTGATGCTCAGCGCCGAGAGCGCCTCCGGCCAGTACCCACGTGAAGCGGTGGAGATGATGGCAAAGATCATCCGCCAGGTCGAAGCCGAGCCGGATTACCAGGCACAGCTCGAAATCAATCGCCCGGAACCCGACGCCACCGTCTCCGACGCCATCAGCTGCGCGATCCGCCGGATCAGCCGCATCCTGCCGGTGGCGGTGCTGGTGAACTACACCGAGTCCGGCGCCTCGACCCTGCGCGCCTCCCGCGAGCGGCCCAAGGCACCGATCCTCAGCCTGACGCCGCAGCTCAAGTCCGCCCGCCGCCTGACCGTGGCCTGGGGCGTGCACTCGGTGGTCAATGCGCAACTGGCCCACGTCGACGAGATCTGCTCCACCGCGCTCGACATCGCCCTCGCCCAGCGCATGGCGCGCCGTGGCGACACCGTGGTGATCACCGCCGGCGTGCCCTTCGGCCAGCCGGGCAGCACCAACATGCTGCGCATCGAAACCGTGGCACCGGCGCTGGAGGCCTGA
- a CDS encoding glycerate kinase type-2 family protein, with protein sequence MSLDPRAFLRELFDTAIAAAHPAQVLAKHLPTDKGGRTIVIGAGKAAGAMAEVAEKHWDGQVQGLVVAPYGYGADCRSIEVVEASHPVPDDAGERVARRVLELIGGLTENDRVIFLLSGGGSALLALPAEGISLDDKRSVNKALLKSGAAIGEMNCVRKHLSAIKGGRLARACWPASVYTYAISDVPGDEATVIASGPTVGDPTTSADALAILKRYGIDVPANVRAWLEDPRSETVKPGDECLSRSHFTLIATPQHALDAAAAKAEAAGIPTLILGDLEGESREVAKVHAGIARQIRKHGQPLKAPCLILSGGETTVTVRGNGRGGRNAEFLLSLTADLKGEPNIWALAGDTDGIDGMESNAGALMSPCSYGRAIEAGLNPLHELDNNNGYGFFAELGDLVITRPTRTNVNDFRAILVLENAGSRRERH encoded by the coding sequence ATGAGCCTGGACCCACGCGCCTTCCTGCGCGAGCTGTTCGATACCGCCATCGCCGCCGCACATCCGGCCCAGGTGCTGGCCAAGCACCTGCCCACCGACAAGGGCGGGCGCACCATCGTCATCGGCGCAGGCAAAGCGGCGGGCGCGATGGCGGAAGTTGCCGAGAAGCACTGGGACGGCCAGGTCCAGGGCCTGGTAGTGGCGCCCTACGGCTATGGCGCCGACTGCCGCAGCATCGAAGTGGTGGAAGCCTCGCACCCGGTGCCGGACGATGCCGGCGAGCGCGTCGCTCGCCGCGTGCTGGAACTGATCGGCGGCCTGACCGAGAACGACCGGGTGATCTTCCTGCTCTCCGGCGGCGGTTCCGCCCTGCTCGCCCTGCCAGCCGAAGGTATCAGCCTCGACGACAAGCGCAGTGTGAACAAGGCGCTGCTGAAATCCGGCGCAGCCATCGGCGAAATGAACTGCGTGCGCAAGCACCTGTCCGCCATCAAGGGCGGCCGCCTGGCCCGCGCCTGCTGGCCGGCCAGCGTCTACACCTACGCGATTTCCGACGTGCCAGGCGACGAAGCCACGGTGATTGCGTCCGGCCCGACCGTGGGCGACCCGACCACCTCCGCCGACGCCCTGGCGATCCTCAAGCGCTACGGCATCGACGTCCCGGCGAATGTCCGCGCCTGGCTGGAAGACCCGCGCTCGGAAACCGTCAAGCCTGGAGACGAATGCCTGTCGCGCAGCCACTTCACGCTGATCGCCACTCCCCAGCATGCCCTCGACGCAGCGGCCGCCAAGGCCGAAGCGGCGGGCATCCCGACGCTGATCCTGGGCGACCTGGAGGGCGAGTCCCGAGAAGTGGCCAAAGTCCACGCCGGCATCGCCCGGCAGATCCGCAAGCATGGCCAGCCGCTGAAGGCGCCGTGCCTGATCCTCTCCGGTGGCGAGACCACCGTGACCGTACGCGGCAATGGCCGCGGCGGACGCAACGCCGAATTTCTCCTCAGCCTCACCGCCGACCTGAAAGGTGAACCGAACATCTGGGCCCTGGCGGGGGACACCGACGGCATCGACGGAATGGAAAGCAACGCCGGTGCCCTGATGAGCCCATGCAGCTATGGCCGCGCCATCGAGGCCGGCCTGAACCCGCTGCACGAGCTCGATAACAACAACGGCTACGGCTTCTTCGCCGAACTGGGCGATCTGGTGATCACCAGGCCGACCCGCACCAACGTCAACGACTTCCGCGCCATCCTGGTCCTCGAGAATGCAGGCTCGAGAAGGGAACGCCATTAG
- a CDS encoding 2-hydroxy-3-oxopropionate reductase has translation MAKIGFIGTGIMGLPMAQNLQKAGHQIFVSTHHDAAPAALVEAGAVALANPKEVAQEAEFIIVMVPDTPQVEDVLFRKDGIAEGVGPNKVVIDMSSISPTATKTFAEKIKATGAQYLDAPVSGGEVGAKAATLSIMVGGCPNTFERALPLFQAMGKNITRVGGNGDGQTAKVANQIIVALNIQAVAEALLFAAKNGADPAKVREALMGGFASSRILEVHGERMVKGTFDPGFRISLHQKDLNLALAGARELGLNLPNTANAQQVFSTCAAIGGSNWDHSGLIKGLEHMANFSIRKD, from the coding sequence ATGGCCAAAATCGGATTCATCGGCACCGGCATCATGGGCCTGCCCATGGCTCAGAACCTGCAGAAGGCAGGTCACCAGATCTTCGTTTCCACCCACCACGACGCCGCTCCGGCAGCCTTGGTGGAAGCCGGCGCCGTCGCGCTGGCCAACCCCAAGGAAGTGGCCCAGGAAGCCGAGTTCATCATCGTCATGGTGCCGGACACCCCGCAGGTAGAAGACGTACTGTTCCGCAAGGACGGCATCGCCGAGGGCGTAGGCCCGAACAAGGTCGTGATCGACATGAGCTCGATCTCCCCCACCGCCACCAAGACCTTCGCCGAGAAAATCAAGGCCACTGGTGCGCAGTACCTCGACGCCCCGGTTTCCGGCGGTGAAGTCGGCGCCAAGGCGGCGACCCTGAGCATCATGGTCGGCGGCTGCCCGAACACCTTCGAGCGCGCCCTGCCGCTGTTCCAGGCGATGGGCAAGAACATCACCCGTGTCGGCGGCAATGGCGATGGCCAGACCGCCAAGGTAGCCAACCAGATCATCGTCGCGCTGAACATCCAGGCCGTCGCCGAAGCCCTGCTGTTCGCCGCCAAGAACGGCGCCGACCCGGCCAAGGTGCGTGAAGCGCTGATGGGCGGCTTCGCCTCCTCGCGCATCCTCGAAGTGCACGGCGAGCGCATGGTCAAGGGTACCTTCGACCCGGGCTTCCGTATCAGCCTGCACCAGAAGGACCTCAACCTGGCCCTGGCCGGCGCGCGCGAACTGGGCCTGAACCTGCCCAACACCGCCAACGCCCAGCAAGTGTTCAGCACCTGTGCGGCCATCGGCGGCAGCAACTGGGACCACTCCGGCCTGATCAAGGGGCTGGAGCACATGGCCAACTTCTCGATCCGCAAGGATTGA
- the hyi gene encoding hydroxypyruvate isomerase — MPRFCANLSMLFTEVDFLDRFEAAARAGFSGVEYLFPYDVEAEVIKARLDANKLEQVLFNLPAGDWAKGERGIACHPDRVEEFRAGVDKAIAYAKVLGNKQVNCLAGIRPQGYDCATIENTFLNNLEYAADKLEAAGIKLVMEMINTIDIPGFYLQTTKQAQDIREKVGSANLFLQYDIYHMQIMEGDLARTLEKNLASINHVQLADNPGRHEPGTGEINYRFLFDHLDRIGYRGWVGCEYKPKTTTEAGLGWLKSHNVV, encoded by the coding sequence ATGCCCCGTTTCTGCGCCAACCTGTCCATGCTGTTCACCGAGGTGGACTTCCTCGACCGTTTCGAAGCCGCCGCGCGCGCCGGCTTCAGCGGTGTCGAGTATCTCTTCCCCTATGACGTCGAGGCCGAAGTGATCAAGGCCCGCCTGGACGCCAACAAGCTCGAACAGGTGCTGTTCAACCTGCCCGCCGGCGACTGGGCCAAGGGTGAGCGCGGCATCGCCTGCCACCCGGACCGCGTCGAGGAATTCCGCGCCGGCGTCGACAAGGCCATCGCCTACGCCAAGGTGCTGGGCAACAAGCAGGTCAACTGCCTGGCCGGCATCCGCCCGCAGGGCTACGACTGCGCGACTATCGAGAACACCTTCCTGAACAATCTGGAGTACGCGGCGGACAAGCTCGAAGCCGCGGGCATCAAGCTGGTCATGGAAATGATCAACACCATCGACATTCCCGGCTTCTACCTGCAGACCACGAAGCAGGCCCAGGACATCCGCGAAAAGGTCGGCAGCGCCAACCTGTTCCTGCAGTACGACATCTACCACATGCAGATCATGGAAGGTGACCTGGCGCGGACTCTTGAGAAGAACCTTGCCTCGATCAACCACGTGCAGTTGGCCGACAACCCCGGCCGCCACGAACCGGGCACGGGCGAGATCAACTACCGCTTCCTGTTCGACCATCTGGACCGCATCGGCTACCGCGGCTGGGTCGGCTGCGAATACAAGCCCAAGACCACCACCGAAGCCGGTCTCGGCTGGCTGAAGAGCCACAACGTCGTGTGA
- the gcl gene encoding glyoxylate carboligase: MARMRAIEAAVLVMRREGVDTAFGVPGAAINPMYAAMKKLGGIDHVLARHVEGASHMAEGYTRTNAGNIGVCIGTSGPAGTDMVTGLYSASADSIPILCITGQAPRARMHKEDFQAVDITSIVKPVTKWATTVLEPGQVPYAFQKAFYEMRSGRPGPVLIDLPFDVQMAEIEFDIDAYEPLPVQKPKATRAQAEKALALLNDAERPLICAGGGIINADASAKLVEFAELTGVPVVPTLMGWGTIPDDHPLMAGMCGLQTSHRYGNATVLESDMVFGIGNRWANRHTGSVDVYTAGRKFVHVDIEPTQIGRVFTPDLGIVSDAGSALDAFLEVAREWKAAGKLKDRSAWVESCRERKRTMQRKTHFDNVPVKPQRVYEEMNEFFGKDTCYVSTIGLSQIAGAQFLHVYKPRHWINCGQAGPLGWTIPAALGVVKADPSRQVVALSGDYDFQFMIEELAAGAQFNLPYIHVLVNNSYLGLIRQAQRGFDIDYCVQLAFDNVNAPELNGYGVDHVAVVEGLGCKAIRVFDPNQIGAAFAQARELMQQHRVPVVVEVILERVTNISMGTEINAVNEFEELALKGVDAPTAISLLD, encoded by the coding sequence ATGGCCAGAATGAGAGCAATCGAGGCTGCCGTACTGGTGATGCGCCGCGAAGGTGTCGATACCGCCTTCGGCGTACCAGGCGCCGCCATCAACCCCATGTATGCGGCCATGAAGAAACTCGGTGGCATCGATCACGTCCTGGCCCGCCACGTCGAAGGCGCGTCGCACATGGCCGAGGGTTACACCCGCACCAACGCCGGCAACATCGGCGTGTGCATCGGCACCTCCGGTCCCGCCGGCACCGACATGGTTACCGGCCTGTACTCCGCTTCCGCAGACTCCATCCCGATCCTCTGCATCACCGGCCAGGCTCCCCGTGCGCGCATGCACAAGGAAGACTTCCAGGCCGTGGACATCACCAGCATCGTCAAGCCGGTGACCAAGTGGGCAACCACCGTTCTGGAGCCGGGCCAGGTGCCCTACGCCTTCCAGAAGGCGTTCTATGAAATGCGCAGCGGCCGCCCCGGCCCGGTACTGATCGACCTGCCGTTCGACGTACAGATGGCCGAGATCGAGTTCGATATCGACGCCTACGAACCGTTGCCGGTACAGAAGCCGAAAGCCACTCGCGCCCAGGCCGAAAAAGCCCTGGCCCTGCTGAATGACGCTGAACGCCCGCTGATCTGCGCCGGTGGCGGCATCATCAACGCCGACGCTTCCGCCAAACTGGTCGAGTTCGCCGAGCTGACCGGCGTTCCAGTGGTCCCGACCCTGATGGGCTGGGGCACCATCCCCGACGATCACCCGCTGATGGCCGGCATGTGCGGTCTGCAGACCTCGCACCGCTACGGCAACGCCACCGTCCTGGAATCGGACATGGTGTTCGGCATCGGCAACCGCTGGGCCAACCGTCACACCGGTTCGGTCGACGTCTATACCGCTGGCCGCAAGTTCGTCCACGTGGACATCGAGCCGACCCAGATCGGCCGCGTCTTCACCCCGGACCTGGGCATCGTTTCCGACGCCGGTTCCGCCCTGGATGCCTTCCTGGAAGTGGCCCGCGAGTGGAAAGCCGCCGGCAAGCTGAAGGACCGCAGCGCCTGGGTCGAATCCTGCCGCGAGCGCAAGCGCACCATGCAGCGCAAGACTCACTTCGACAACGTACCGGTCAAGCCGCAGCGTGTGTACGAAGAAATGAACGAGTTCTTCGGCAAGGACACCTGCTACGTCAGCACCATCGGCCTGTCGCAGATCGCTGGCGCACAGTTCCTGCACGTGTACAAGCCACGCCACTGGATCAACTGCGGCCAGGCAGGCCCGCTGGGCTGGACCATTCCGGCAGCGCTGGGCGTGGTCAAGGCCGACCCGAGCCGCCAGGTCGTCGCGCTGTCGGGCGACTATGACTTCCAGTTCATGATCGAAGAACTGGCCGCCGGTGCGCAGTTCAACCTGCCCTACATCCACGTACTGGTGAACAACTCCTACCTGGGCCTGATCCGCCAGGCGCAGCGTGGCTTCGACATCGACTACTGCGTGCAGCTCGCGTTCGACAACGTCAACGCGCCGGAACTCAACGGCTACGGCGTGGACCACGTCGCAGTGGTCGAGGGCCTGGGCTGCAAGGCGATCCGCGTGTTCGACCCGAACCAGATCGGCGCGGCGTTCGCCCAGGCTCGCGAGCTGATGCAACAGCACCGCGTACCGGTGGTGGTCGAGGTCATCCTGGAACGCGTCACCAACATCTCCATGGGTACCGAGATCAACGCAGTCAACGAGTTCGAAGAGCTGGCGCTCAAGGGCGTCGATGCCCCGACCGCCATCTCGCTGCTGGATTAA
- a CDS encoding GlcG/HbpS family heme-binding protein: protein MSTISLETALDITRQALAVSRELSTAPLTIAVLDAGGHLITLQREDGASMLRPQIAIGKAWGAVALGKSSRVLAVDAQQRPSFIAAVNTLAQGNVVPAPGGVLIRNSANEVIGAIGISGDASDIDEQCAIRGVQALGLVADAG from the coding sequence ATGAGCACTATCAGTCTGGAAACCGCGCTGGACATCACTCGCCAGGCCCTGGCCGTCAGCCGCGAGCTGTCGACGGCGCCGCTGACCATCGCCGTGCTGGATGCCGGTGGGCACCTGATCACCCTGCAGCGGGAAGATGGCGCGAGCATGCTTCGCCCGCAGATCGCCATCGGCAAGGCCTGGGGTGCGGTGGCGCTTGGCAAATCGTCGCGGGTTCTGGCGGTGGACGCTCAGCAGCGCCCGTCGTTCATCGCGGCGGTGAATACCCTGGCGCAAGGCAACGTGGTACCCGCGCCGGGTGGGGTGTTGATCCGTAATTCGGCCAATGAGGTGATAGGCGCCATCGGCATCAGTGGCGATGCTTCGGATATCGATGAGCAGTGCGCGATTCGTGGCGTGCAGGCGCTGGGCCTGGTAGCTGACGCGGGCTGA
- a CDS encoding TetR/AcrR family transcriptional regulator, with protein sequence MTSIRERNRRQILRAASEEFAEKGFAATKTSDIAARAGLPKPNVYYYFQTKENLYRCVLESVVEPLLQASAPFREDDEPGEALKAYIRSKVKISQELPHASKVFASELMHGAPHLPKEYLDELNTQAQRNIACLQSWIDRGLLAPVDPHHLLFTIWAATQTYADFDWQISMVTGKTSLSDADFEAATETITRLVLRGTAPDNGSEHKPQGRLRPLSI encoded by the coding sequence ATGACCAGCATTCGCGAGCGTAACCGGCGCCAGATCCTGCGCGCAGCCAGCGAGGAGTTCGCCGAAAAGGGTTTCGCGGCGACCAAGACCAGCGACATCGCCGCTCGCGCCGGCCTGCCGAAACCCAACGTCTACTACTACTTCCAGACCAAGGAAAACCTCTACCGCTGCGTGCTGGAAAGCGTGGTTGAGCCGCTGCTGCAGGCATCCGCTCCGTTCCGCGAGGACGACGAGCCGGGCGAGGCGCTCAAGGCCTACATCCGCTCCAAGGTGAAAATCTCCCAGGAACTGCCGCATGCCTCCAAGGTATTCGCCAGCGAACTGATGCACGGTGCGCCGCACCTGCCGAAAGAGTACCTGGACGAACTGAACACCCAGGCCCAGCGCAACATCGCCTGCCTGCAAAGCTGGATCGACCGCGGCCTGCTGGCACCGGTGGATCCGCACCACCTGCTGTTCACCATCTGGGCGGCGACACAGACCTACGCCGATTTCGATTGGCAGATCTCGATGGTCACCGGCAAGACCAGCCTCAGCGACGCCGACTTCGAAGCGGCCACCGAAACCATCACCCGTCTGGTACTTCGCGGCACCGCGCCGGACAATGGGAGCGAACACAAGCCCCAGGGGCGCCTGCGGCCGCTGTCGATCTGA